A window of Arcobacter acticola genomic DNA:
GATTTTTTACAATTTTTCCATCAATCATATTATCAACTAAATCTAAATTTGCATTTATAAATAGCGAATAAATTTGCGTAAAAAACTCTTTTGTAATTTCACTTGAATCTTTGTTTATTACAAATCCGCCTTTTGCACCATCTGGAATAATAATAGAGTTTTTACCCTCTTGAGTAATCATTAGAGATTTAACTTCTTGTCGATAGTCATCATGTCTATCAGACCATCTAAGTCCTCCTCTTGAAATTTTTGTCATTCTTAAATGAATACCATAGAAATCCCTATGATAAATAAAATTTTCAAGATTTGGTTGTAAACCTTTTAAATCTTTTCCAAAGTTTTTTGTATCAATTTTAAAAGAGATTGTCTCTTTATTTAAAAAATAGTTTGTTCTTAAAAGTGACCTTAGAAATTGTAATGTTAAGTTTAAAATTTTATCATCAAGTATTTGGGGTACTAGTTTTATCTTTTGTTTTATATCTTCTTCTATTTTTATTAATAGCTCATTTTTATTTTTAATTTTTGGATCAAATTTTGTAAGAAAATACTCAACAAATAAAGCTGTAATTGAGTGATATGTTGTAAACGTATTTAAAATTGCTGCTGAATTAACAGTAAGAACTGCTTGGTCTAGGTACTCAATAAATGCTCTTAAAATCATAATTTTTCTGAAATTTAAGTTCTGTTCATAAACTAAAGAAAAAGCTTTTGAGTGTTTTACTGTTGGATCTTGTAAAGATTGTGTAACTATATTTTCAATATTATCTTTTGCAATATCCAATTTTTTCAGATCAGAAATATTTAAATTAAATCTTGAAATAAAAATTAAATCTTTTTTATGGGTAACATTATAAGTCACCTCATCAATAATCTCAAATCCAATATTGTGCAAAAGTGGTGTTATATGAGATAAAAAAAGTTGTTCTTTTGAGAAAATTTTTATATATTTACTATCTTTATTATCTAATATTTTTGTAACAATTCTATTTTCTAGAACTTCATTAAAAAGTTGTTCATCAACATTTAAATCATCACTTGTTAAAAGTTGAGAACAAATTGCGTTAATATCATGAGTAGCCATATTTAAGTCCTTGTAAAAAGTATAATATGAATATACTACTCTTAATAACTTAAATAATTGTTAAATAAATGATTATTTATATAACTGTATTTTCTTTAAACAGCCTTTATTTCACATATTTTTGCTTTAAGTAATTTTTGTAAATCACTAGGCTTAACTTCTATATCAAGTCCACGTTTCCCACCACTTATAAAAATAGTTTTAAAACTATTTACACTCTCATCTAAAACTGTTCTTAATAGCTTTTTTTGTCCTAAAGGAGAAATACCTCCAAGCAAATAACCTGTTACTTTTTGAGCTTCATCTTTATTTGCCATTACAGCTTTTTTTACACCAAAAGCAGATGCCACCTCTTTTAAGCTTAATTGATTTGATACAGGTAGAACACAAACAACCAACTCTTTTGGCGTAAGTTCTACTAATAGAGTTTTATAAACTTGATTTGCATCTAAACCTAACTTTTCTACAGCTTCATCTCCAAAATCTGTGCAAGCAGGGTCATGGTCATATTTGTGAACTTTAAAATCACATTTGTTCTTTTTCAGTAAATTAATTGCAGGTGTCATCTAGTAAAAACTCCTTTTTTATAATTTCTTCACCATTTATTAAAATAGAAATATAATGAATCCCTAAATAGTGTTTTCTTGTGCTCATATTTTTAAAGCTTTGTTTTTTTATAAATTTTTTTGAATTTGATTTTATCTCATTCTGACTTATCATAAAGACTTTTTTATTATGATTTTTATTTGATTTTAGATAATCAATAGCATATTCTATTCTTACATTTCCAATCTCTTCTTGGGATACTAATTCAAAAGAGAAATTTAGACTTTCATTTATTTTAACACTTAAATCACAAGAAAAGTTTTGTATATCCACATGTTTTGATTTATCAAAAGAAAAAAGTTTTAAAATCTCTTTATCAGCTTTTTTTAAAAGTGTTCTAGATGCATGCTTACAAATCCAATCAAGATTTTTTGAAACTCCAAGATTTGTTTTTATAAAATTTATTACTAAATGTGGATTATCTTTTGAAATATCATTTAGATTATTTGCCACTGATTTTTTAACATACAAACTTTTATCATTTTTTAAAAACTCAATTATTTCAAATACTTTTGTTGGATCTTTT
This region includes:
- the ybaK gene encoding Cys-tRNA(Pro) deacylase, whose product is MTPAINLLKKNKCDFKVHKYDHDPACTDFGDEAVEKLGLDANQVYKTLLVELTPKELVVCVLPVSNQLSLKEVASAFGVKKAVMANKDEAQKVTGYLLGGISPLGQKKLLRTVLDESVNSFKTIFISGGKRGLDIEVKPSDLQKLLKAKICEIKAV
- a CDS encoding DNA alkylation repair protein; this encodes MLKNVYTKEYIKNLALKIKDNYKEFDTDKFIDSIFDNTWESLELKARMRHIAINLDKRLALTYDKQLEILKEVSKDFSSFEAMFFQDFVEVFGLDDFEESMKALEVFTQDSSSEFAIRQFILKYEDKTMTQMKIWSQSSNEHLRRLSCEGCRPRLPWAIALSKFKKDPTKVFEIIEFLKNDKSLYVKKSVANNLNDISKDNPHLVINFIKTNLGVSKNLDWICKHASRTLLKKADKEILKLFSFDKSKHVDIQNFSCDLSVKINESLNFSFELVSQEEIGNVRIEYAIDYLKSNKNHNKKVFMISQNEIKSNSKKFIKKQSFKNMSTRKHYLGIHYISILINGEEIIKKEFLLDDTCN